Proteins encoded within one genomic window of Aspergillus nidulans FGSC A4 chromosome VII:
- a CDS encoding Ataxin-10 homo-association domain-containing protein (transcript_id=CADANIAT00008566), whose product MAERASAEMKPKCTPAELMLKVILMGTLSHYETRGMIDDKRLDHMLSAGKQILYKTHQESDVRHGLGLSPDIWQGLTDVFTKAIPVLESQSFIWKSPPAANYEHSSSNLIAYNYFSLVKDIERLNDLCTIARNLLATTKKAQNMAAEKGFDQRVLALVDTCVRVTARGFDGETNARNEERWQKVVNLYKRLLITCLQFLHNFIMHNEQRKMVLWLDLFGYHSTGDSNIIQPKEPLDQASSQPEGLAPIVKTGERIVNPPIRALYDQTAEDLLLETISNFPREPATIKEEAAMLLLANIKDHMEKLLGRDLTAIQEMGKDPDQVKEIRAALTAILGAKVDGWSDLQDRAKDLPPALPDDEPPRKKAILTIDRSPTAGFPRICWSDLPDLNEYGVVAAGDAPIAEEDTTMPRSSQSAAETLQEAKDELMARLQEASQMGDERDHDYDAGDAGTVGDDDSRSLEAVADGSIDEEEEEDDEDDDDYRGRPGDQQRGLLTDIPLVLGPAEIEALPMIIQAGIVDSFGLKGGERTGSRNMQALRCHILLTQETGRNLLRELLIFIAAWDLPDDELYFKMMVQIMDAVLRNGLMSHAYSDFGQPKDIISPAQAVVVKILTHIFRAKYSPASVTGSGQANATKNPAPLSRVDVLTVRYIFTIFRGNIIPETCALIYLQGQIRAGRALPEDFPLNLWDMERVYEGVYQFLEFFAVLTENNDWKNLLVKWEIVYDLVTLIKELEASIPKGQLSQLNLGRNSPSREQQQSASPGPIAVERPYDPSDPDPTDGGTASRPESPPITEDPSEFEWRNLKKLVVLVLSSLVWKCPEVQDQIRRYGGVETILSCTNFDAHNPYIKEHAVMCLKFLLEGNRENQKLIEELEAREVRDDNGMLQQRGLEAVIDKTGKLAIRPRDGQSSS is encoded by the exons ATGGCGGAAAGAGCCTCAGCAGAAATGAAGCCAAAGTGCACCCCCGCGGAGCTCATGTTGAAGGTCATCCTGATGGGCACACTGAGCCATTACGAGACCCGGGGTATGATTGACGACAAACGCTTGGACCATATGCTCTCTGCTGGAAAGCAGATTCTATATAAGACGCATCAAGAAAGCGATGTCAG ACATGGCTTAGGATTGTCTCCCGACATTTGGCAGGGCCTTACAGACGTATTTACGAAGGCAATTCCGGTTCTAGAATCACAGTCGTTCATCTGGAAAAGCCCGCCGGCTGCCAATTACGAACACTCGTCTTCGAACTTGATAGCCTACAATTACTTTTCGCTGGTGAAGGACATCGAACGCCTGAATGATCTTTGTACGATCGCCCGGAACCTTCTTGCTACGACGAAGAAAGCGCAGAATATGGCTGCTGAGAAAGGATTCGACCAGAGGGTTCTGGCGTTGGTGGATACTTGTGTTCGGGTGACGGCGCGGGGTTTCGACGGGGAGACGAACGCAAGGAATGAAGAACGTTGGCAGAAAGTCGTCAATCTGTACAAGCGTCTCTTGATTACATGCCTTCAGTTCTTGCACAACTTTATCATGCACAACGAGCAACGTAAGATGGTTCTCTGGTTGGATCTATTCGGCTACCACTCTACCGGGGATTCCAACATCATCCAGCCCAAGGAGCCACTTGATCAGGCTAGCAGCCAGCCAGAGGGATTGGCACCCATTGTGAAGACTGGCGAGAGGATAGTTAATCCTCCGATTAGGGCACTGTACGATCAGACCGCTGAGGATCTATTGCTAGAGACGATTTCCAACTTTCCTCGGGAACCAGCCACCATCAAAGAGGAAGCAGCCATGCTACTACTTGCAAACATCAAGGATCATATGGAGAAACTGCTAGGGCGTGATCTTACGGCAATCCAGGAAATGGGCAAAGACCCTGACCAAGTCAAAGAAATCCGTGCCGCCCTCACTGCCATCCTTGGTGCGAAGGTGGATGGGTGGTCGGACCTTCAAGACAGAGCAAAGGATCTCCCGCCCGCTCTTCCCGATGATGAGCCTCCTCGGAAAAAAGCGATCCTCACGATCGATCGCAGCCCGACTGCAGGGTTCCCGCGTATTTGCTGGTCTGACCTTCCAGATCTCAATGAGTACGGTGTGGTCGCCGCTGGCGATGCACCAATTGCGGAGGAAGACACGACCATGCCAAGATCATCTCAGTCAGCGGCGGAGACACTTCAGGAGGCCAAGGATGAATTGATGGCTCGGCTACAGGAGGCGTCTCAGATGGGCGACGAGAGGGATCACGATTACGATGCGGGTGACGCAGGCACCGTTGGCGATGACGACTCACGCAGCTTGGAAGCAGTTGCCGACGGGagcattgatgaagaagaggaagaagatgatgaagacgacgacgactaTCGCGGACGCCCAGGCGATCAGCAGCGTGGCCTCTTAACCGATATTCCCCTTGTGTTAGGACCTGCTGAGATTGAAGCTCTTCCGATGATTATTCAAGCCGGGATTGTAGACAGCTTCGGGCTCAAGGGTGGTGAACGGACTGGATCGCGAAACATGCAGGCTCTGCGATgccacatcctcctcacaCAGGAGACAGGACGCAATCTGCTCCGTGAGCTTTTGATCTTCATTGCTGCATGGGACCTTCCTGACGACGAGCTCTACTTCAAGATGATGGTGCAAATCATGGATGCAGTCCTAAGAAACGGCCTCATGTCTCACGCGTACTCAGATTTTGGTCAACCCAAGGATATAATCTCTCCAGCGCAGGCAGTTGTTGTGAAAATCCTCACGCACATCTTTCGAGCCAAGTACTCACCCGCTTCAGTCACTGGCTCCGGCCAAGCCAATGCCACCAAGAACCCGGCCCCTCTTTCCAGAGTCGATGTCCTCACCGTCCGCTATATCTTCACTATCTTCCGCGGTAACATCATCCCCGAAACATGTGCTCTCATTTACTTGCAGGGCCAGATTCGCGCCGGCCGCGCTCTGCCAGAAGACTTCCCTCTCAACTTGTGGGACATGGAACGGGTATACGAAGGTGTTTACCAATTCCTTGAATTCTTCGCTGTCCTCACAGAGAACAACGATTGGAAAAACCTCCTTGTTAAGTGGGAGATCGTTTATGACCTCGTCACGCtcatcaaggaactcgaAGCTAGCATCCCAAAGGGCCAACTGAGCCAGTTGAACCTTGGCCGAAACAGCCCTTCcagagagcagcagcagagcgcTAGCCCCGGTCCCATCGCCGTCGAGCGACCCTACGATCCTAGCGATCCAGACCCTACAGATGGCGGTACCGCGTCTAGACCCGAGTCCCCGCCAATCACTGAGGATCCTTCCGAATTCGAGTGGCGCAACTTGAAGAAACTTGTCGTGCTTGTGCTATCCTCTCTTGTGTGGAAGTGCCCTGAAGTCCAGGATCAGATTCGGAGGTATGGTGGTGTGGAGACGATCCTGTCCTGCACGAATTTCGATGCCCACAATCCTTACATCAAAGAACATGCTGTCATGTGCCTTAAGTTCTTGCTTGAAGGCAACCGCGAGAACCAGAAGCTCatagaagagcttgaggcGCGTGAAGTCCGCGATGATAATGGaatgctgcagcagcggGGCCTCGAAGCTGTTATTGATAAAACTGGTAAGCTGGCTATTCGACCACGAGATGGACAAAGTAGCTCTTGA
- a CDS encoding uncharacterized protein (transcript_id=CADANIAT00008567) has protein sequence MSTYEVEHNLTSDPSTSQSQSTTRRRRPDLSTFFATLSEITPDESRSRPYAVPVPGDVSAAFYSLAEALNIMRREGGGGNSGATGPAGDIGSFPTLNPDGTPIRVHGDDLLAQMIQTLLRDAETPPKEVEGVNEEFCDRLDRVPRSSLKPEQACPICSNPFLDDKYPLVVRLPCHPTHLFDLECVRPWLRLRGTCPLDRTDFAKQERDKIEERKRIAEQDDEEEWDGMYG, from the exons ATGTCAACCTACGAGG TCGAACATAACCTCACATCGGACCCGTCAACCTCGCAATCCCAATCAACGACTCGCCGCCGGCGCCCCGACCTCTCCACTTTCTTCGCGACCCTCTCTGAAATCACCCCCGACGAGTCCCGTTCGCGCCCCTATGCCGTGCCTGTGCCCGGCGATGTCAGCGCTGCGTTCTATTCCCTCGCCGAGGCGCTAAATATCATGCGCCGTGAGGGGGGTGGAGGAAATTCCGGCGCTACAGGTCCCGCCGGGGACATTGGGAGCTTCCCCACGCTTAATCCAGACGGGACGCCCATTCGAGTCCACGGGGATGATCTGCTGGCGCAGATGATTCAAACATTGTTGAGAGATGCAGAAACGCCGCcgaaggaggttgagggGGTTAATGAGGAGTTTTGTGATA GGCTGGACCGTGTCCCGCGCTCCTCGCTGAAGCCCGAACAGGCGTGTCCGATTTGCAGCAATCCGTTTTTAGACGACAAGTACCCACTCGTTGTGCGGTTACCGTGCCACCCGACGCATTTGTTTGACTTGGAGTGTGTGCGGCCTTGGTTGAGACTCAGGGGGACGTGTCCGCTTGACCGGACGGATTTCGCGAAGCAGGAGAGGGACAAGATTGAGGAGCGCAAGAGAATAGCTGAAcaggatgacgaggaagagtgGGATGGAATGTATGGTTGA
- a CDS encoding uncharacterized protein (transcript_id=CADANIAT00008568) — translation MRRKSVKPSEYPALPFHFIRFVLFLSSLLVAIILAVFAYKLHQADQKFPWAFLVLIIAAFLSLLNLIFTTILHCCYGLSPRLSLITNSVVFVIWAVAFVLLAWAVSHTILTTCNATYWATSTGIAVCRMFKALFSFTIIGAAALITSIILDVIAYRRQTRLGEYDPMALGIEGHSLAEYKPGAHNRDSSALSGSFPHPAIGAGPGLVDDDRAPLVSGGRYDASGHLRGRSEEMDIGESRPLHQPPPYASNPVLERYSDGPQHPHSGMRMSAYDNPYGYGQQTSYDPTAYR, via the exons ATGCGTCGCAAATCCGTCAAACCATCCGAATATCCAGCCCTACCGTTTCACTTCATCcgcttcgtcctcttcctctcatccctcctcgtcgccatcatcctcgctgtcTTCGCCTACAAGCTCCACCAAGCCGATCAGAAATTCCCTTGGGCTTTCCTTGTG CTGATTATAgctgccttcctctccctcctaAACCTCATTTTCACCACAATCCTCCACTGCTGCTACGGCCTCTCCCCGCGTCTCTCGCTAATCACAAActccgtcgtcttcgtcatctgGGCTGTCGctttcgtcctcctcgcctgGGCCGTCTCACACACGATTCTCACAACATGCAACGCCACATATTGGGCCACGTCAACCGGCATCGCGGTCTGCCGCATGTTCAAGGCCCTTTTCTCATTCACGATTATCGGCGCGGCAGCTCTTATTACATCCATAATACTTGACGTCATCGCGTACCGTCGTCAAACAAGACTCGGAGAATATGACCCCATGGCATTGGGCATAGAAGGGCACAGTCTGGCGGAGTATAAGCCAGGGGCACATAATCGGGATAGCAGTGCGCTTTCGGGGTCGTTCCCGCATCCAGCTATAGGCGCTGGCCCGGGGCTCGTCGATGATGATAGGGCACCGCTTGTTTCAGGAGGAAGATACGATGCCTCGGGCCATTTGAGGGGCCGCTCGGAAGAAATGGATATTGGGGAGAGTAGACCGTTGCATCAGCCACCTCCGTATGCTAGTAATCCGGTGTTGGAGAGGTATTCGGACGGACCCCAGCACCCGCACTccgggatgaggatgagtgCCTATGATAACCCGTACGGGTATGGACAGCAGACGAGCTATGACCCCACAGCCTATAGGTGA
- a CDS encoding mannose-1-phosphate guanylyltransferase (transcript_id=CADANIAT00008569): MLQVPVREYNSVASGVSTKAIILVGGPSRGTRFRPLSLDVPKPLFEVAGHPIIHHCLKALAKVPELHEVILIGYYDETVFRDFIKDSAKEFPQFRISYLREYTALGTAGGLYHFRDPILKGKPERIFVLNADVCCSFPLGEMLRLFEEKDAEAVILGTRVHNDAATNFGCIVSDSHTKRVLHYVEKPESHISNLINCGVYLFATECIFPSIRSTIKRRTTRPRLLSYPSSDNLEASFVADDDSERTEVLRLEQDILSDLADSNRFFVHETKDFWRQIKTAGSAVPANALYLQKAFQAQSEELAAPSATIVPPVYIHPTASVDPTAKLGPNVSIGPRAIVGAGARVKDSIVLEDAEIKHDACVMHSIIGWSSRVGAWARVEGTPIPMGSHSTSIIKNGVKVQSITILGKECGVGDEVRVQNCVCLPYKELKRDVANEVIM; encoded by the exons aTGCTTCAGGTACCCGTGCGAGAATATAACAGCGTGGCCTCGGGTGTGAGCACGAAGGCTATAATCCTG GTTGGTGGTCCCTCCAGAGGAACCCGCTTCAGGCCCCTGTCTCTCGATGTCCCTAAG CCGCTTTTCGAAGTCGCCGGCCACCCGATTATCCACCACTGCCTCAAGGCCCTTGCGAAAGTTCCCGAGCTTCATGAAGTTATACTTATTGGCTACTACGATGAGACTGTCTTCCGCGACTTCATCAAGGACTCCGCGAAGGAGTTTCCTCAGTTCCGAATTTCATATCTTCGAGAATACACAGCGCTAGGAACTGCTGGCGGTCTATACCATTTCCGCGACCCTATCCTCAAGGGCAAGCCGGAGCGCATCTTCGTGCTGAATGCGGATGTCTGCTGCTCATTCCCGCTTGGCGAGATGCTAAGACTGTTTGAGGAGAAggatgctgaggctgtcATTTTGGGAACACGAGTCCACAACGACGCAGCTACGAATTTTGGCTGTATCGTGTCGGACTCACACACTAAGCGAGTTCTTCACTACGTCGAGAAGCCGGAATCACATATCTCTAACCTCATCAACTGCGGAGTATATCTATTCGCGACAGAATGcatcttcccctccattCGTAGCACGATCAAACGACGAACAACTCGCCCTCGCCTGCTCTCCTATCCTTCTTCTGACAACCTGGAAGCGTCATTTGTCGCCGACGATGATTCAGAACGAACCGAGGTCCTGCGTCTCGAGCAGGATATCCTCTCCGACCTCGCTGACAGCAACCGTTTCTTTGTTCACGAGACGAAAGATTTCTGGCGTCAGATCAAGACCGCTGGATCCGCCGTTCCGGCCAATGCTCTCTACCTCCAGAAAGCATTCCAGGCACAGTCTGAGGAGCTCGCTGCTCCTTCCGCTACCATCGTTCCTCCCGTCTACATCCATCCCACCGCAAGTGTAGATCCAACGGCAAAGCTCGGTCCTAACGTATCAATTGGGCCTCGCGCTATCGTGGGTGCTGGCGCGCGTGTCAAGGACTCAATTGTTCTGGAAGATGCGGAAATTAAGCACGATGCATGCGTCATGCATTCGATAATTGGCTGGAGCAGCCGAGTCGGCGCCTGGGCTCGTGTGGAGGGGACACCAATCCCCATGGGAAGTCACTCCACTAGCATCATCAAGAATGGTGTCAAGGTGCAGAGCATTACGATCCTTGGAAAGGAGTGCGGCGTGGGTGACGAAGTACGGGTGCAGAACTGTGTCTGTTTGCCGTATAAGGAGCTCAAGCGG GATGTTGCCAACGAGGTCATCATGTAA